In the Brassica napus cultivar Da-Ae chromosome A7, Da-Ae, whole genome shotgun sequence genome, one interval contains:
- the LOC106355850 gene encoding protein C2-DOMAIN ABA-RELATED 9 yields the protein MEDKQLGVMRVHVKRGINLAIRDSTTSDPYVVVTLANQKVKTRVINSNCNPVWDEQLALTIKDVTDPIRMTVYDKDRFSGDDKMGDAEIDMRPFLEAHQMELDFQKLPNGCAIKRIRPGRTNCLAEESSITWSNGKIIQDMILRLRNVECGELEIMLELADGPGCKGLGREGSKKTSWMQTKQLD from the exons ATGGAGGATAAACAGCTAGGGGTTATGAGAGTTCATGTGAAAAGAGGGATTAATCTCGCGATTCGTGATTCCACGACCAGTGATCCTTATGTTGTTGTCACATTGGCTAATcag AAAGTGAAGACGCGTGTGATCAATAGTAACTGTAATCCAGTGTGGGACGAACAACTGGCCCTTACCATCAAAGATGTGACTGATCCAATTCGTATG ACGGTGTATGATAAAGACAGATTCTCTGGAGATGACAAGATGGGTGATGCGGAAATAGACATGAGGCCGTTCCTAGAAGCGCACCAGATGGAGTTGGACTTCCAAAAGCTCCCCAATGGTTGTGCAATCAAGAGGATCCGTCCAGGGAGGACCAACTGTTTGGCTGAAGAGAGCAGCATCACTTGGAGCAATGGGAAGATCATACAAGACATGATTCTTAGATTAAGGAATGTGGAGTGTGGTGAATTGGAGATAATGCTTGAGTTGGCTGATGGTCCAGGCTGCAAGGGTCTTGGACGAGAAG GATCGAAGAAGACATCATGGATGCAAACAAAACAATTGGACTAA
- the LOC125576264 gene encoding uncharacterized protein At4g22758-like: MLLYNKQKKNQNAKGNRILISVTVLGSAGPIRFVAYEEDLVASVIDTALKCYAREGRLPLLGSDFNDFLLYCPMVGPEALSAWSAIGSLGARNFTLCRKPEEKKVVKEGEGEGRSNSINGARKGGSLKAWINKSFNLKVSSH, from the exons atgtTGCTTTACAACAAGCAGAAGAAGAACCAGAACGCTAAAGGAAACAGAATCCTTATCAGCGTTACGGTTCTTGGTAGCGCCGGTCCGATCCGGTTCGTTGCTTACGAGGAAGATCTAGTTGCTTCTGTTATCGATACTGCTCTTAAATGCTACGCTCGTGAAGGTCGTCTTCCTCTTCTCGGTTCCGATTTCAATGATTTTCTTCTCTACTGTCCAATGGTTGGACCTGAAG CTTTGAGCGCGTGGAGTGCAATTGGATCGCTTGGTGCAAGGAACTTTACTCTGTGTAGGAAACCAGAGGAGAAGAAAGTGGTCAAGGAAGGAGAAGGTGAGGGAAGATCTAATTCCATTAATGGGGCGAGGAAAGGAGGAAGCTTGAAGGCTTGGATCAACAAGTCATTTAACCTCAAAGTCTCCAGCCATTGA